From Enterococcus mundtii, the proteins below share one genomic window:
- the efbA gene encoding fibronectin-binding protein EfbA, protein MSFDGVFTHAMIHELRETLLSGRVSKIHQPYENEIILVIRSRGKNHRLLLSAHPSYARVQITEIDYQNPENPPNFVMMLRKHLDGAILENIKQIKNDRVIHFHFSKRDELGDLQNIVLIVELMGRHSTIVLVNQQTQKILDAIKHIGSSQNTYRSLLPGVEYVAPPEQAVLDPFEATKEQVFERLSKIEPNAKALQQAFQGLGHDTALELVERINQRPNEKMAVWEEFFTAIDQPTPTHYEVGTKEYFTPIAYQELAKQADSVQEYATLSALLDAFYQEKAEKDRAKQQGGELIRKIENELKRNRNKLKKREQTLLDSENAEEFRRDGELLTTFMTQVPRGATEVTLANYYEENQPIRIALDPALTPNQNAQKYFHRYQKLKNAVKLIGKQIEEAKSEIQYLESVLSQLEIAGPMDIEVIKEELLAEGYLKKKTNKKQKKAKPSQPDRYFSSDGTEILVGKNNLQNDQLTMKTARKTDHWLHAQNIPGSHVIIKSDQPSDETITEAAELAAYYSKYRHSAQVPVDLVQVKHIRKPNGAKPGYVIYENQKTIIVTPEEEKIQAMTKD, encoded by the coding sequence ATGTCCTTTGATGGTGTATTTACCCATGCAATGATCCATGAATTGCGCGAAACACTATTATCTGGTCGGGTCTCAAAGATCCACCAACCGTATGAAAATGAAATCATTTTGGTGATTCGTTCTCGTGGAAAGAACCACCGATTGTTGTTATCTGCTCATCCAAGCTATGCCCGTGTCCAGATCACAGAGATCGATTATCAAAATCCAGAAAATCCGCCGAACTTCGTGATGATGTTGCGCAAACATTTAGATGGTGCGATTTTAGAAAATATCAAGCAAATCAAAAATGACCGAGTCATCCACTTCCATTTTTCAAAACGGGATGAACTAGGTGACTTACAAAATATTGTTTTGATCGTTGAATTGATGGGACGACACAGTACCATCGTTTTAGTGAACCAACAAACACAAAAGATTTTAGACGCCATCAAACATATCGGCAGCTCACAAAACACGTATCGTTCGTTACTCCCTGGTGTCGAATATGTCGCACCACCTGAACAAGCGGTACTTGATCCTTTTGAAGCAACAAAAGAACAAGTATTTGAACGTCTATCAAAAATCGAGCCAAATGCCAAAGCACTACAACAAGCCTTTCAAGGATTAGGCCACGACACTGCGTTAGAATTAGTCGAACGGATCAATCAGCGACCGAATGAAAAAATGGCTGTCTGGGAAGAATTCTTTACTGCAATCGATCAACCTACACCCACACACTATGAAGTGGGCACAAAAGAATACTTTACGCCGATTGCTTATCAAGAATTGGCGAAACAAGCCGATTCAGTGCAAGAATACGCAACTTTAAGCGCGTTATTAGATGCGTTTTACCAAGAAAAAGCGGAAAAAGATCGAGCGAAGCAACAAGGCGGCGAACTGATCCGTAAAATCGAAAATGAACTGAAACGTAATCGCAATAAATTGAAAAAGCGCGAGCAGACCTTGCTTGATTCAGAAAATGCGGAAGAATTTCGTCGTGATGGCGAACTATTGACGACTTTTATGACTCAAGTTCCTCGTGGTGCGACTGAAGTGACCTTAGCGAACTATTATGAAGAGAATCAACCAATCCGGATTGCTCTTGATCCCGCCTTAACACCTAATCAGAATGCGCAAAAGTACTTTCATCGCTACCAAAAACTTAAAAATGCGGTCAAATTGATCGGGAAACAAATCGAAGAAGCGAAAAGCGAGATCCAGTACCTTGAATCTGTCCTTTCGCAATTGGAGATTGCTGGACCGATGGATATCGAAGTGATCAAAGAAGAGCTATTAGCAGAGGGCTACTTGAAAAAGAAAACAAACAAAAAACAAAAGAAAGCAAAACCTTCTCAACCTGATCGCTACTTCTCTTCTGACGGCACTGAGATTTTAGTTGGTAAAAACAATCTGCAAAATGATCAATTAACCATGAAAACTGCAAGAAAAACGGATCACTGGTTGCACGCGCAAAACATTCCAGGGTCTCATGTGATCATCAAGAGTGATCAACCTTCTGATGAAACCATTACGGAAGCTGCGGAACTAGCTGCGTATTACTCAAAATATCGCCACTCTGCACAGGTGCCTGTGGATCTAGTGCAAGTCAAACATATCCGCAAACCGAATGGCGCAAAACCTGGATATGTGATTTACGAAAACCAAAAAACGATTATTGTAACACCAGAAGAAGAAAAAATCCAAGCAATGACAAAAGATTGA
- the trpX gene encoding tryptophan ABC transporter substrate-binding protein gives MKNKRLIAVIALILIYLTGTFIYETIKDQPPVEGNRTDDKKVVGVLQFVSHPALDEIYRGIKDGLKESGLEEGRNLEINFQNGQADQSKLATMSQQLVQNNPDVLVGIATPAAQAIANTTKDIPLVLGAVTDPVGAGLVQSLEAPGGNITGVSDQPPVEAQIQLATELLPKAKTVGILYASSEDNSRYQVSQAEEAAKAKGLTPVKYAVPSTNEIAQTVQVMSQSVDFIYVPLDNTIANAMQTVIKEANKADIPVIPSVDTMVEQGGLATIGINQYELGVQTGKMAAALANGKEPATTPVYVFDKGDIIVNEKQAELLGITIPESIKQDAKVLTEIKEEEQ, from the coding sequence ATGAAAAATAAACGATTGATCGCAGTAATCGCACTGATACTTATCTATTTGACCGGTACATTTATCTACGAAACGATCAAGGATCAGCCACCTGTTGAAGGAAATCGAACAGATGATAAGAAAGTTGTTGGGGTCTTACAGTTCGTTAGTCACCCTGCGTTAGATGAAATCTATCGGGGGATTAAAGATGGATTAAAAGAGTCAGGTTTGGAAGAAGGACGAAACCTAGAAATCAATTTCCAAAATGGTCAAGCCGACCAAAGTAAGTTAGCTACTATGAGTCAACAATTGGTTCAAAATAATCCAGACGTTCTCGTAGGTATTGCGACACCAGCAGCACAAGCCATCGCAAACACTACAAAGGATATCCCACTTGTCTTGGGCGCAGTAACTGATCCTGTAGGGGCAGGACTAGTACAAAGTTTAGAAGCACCAGGAGGCAACATCACAGGAGTGTCGGATCAACCACCTGTGGAAGCGCAGATCCAATTAGCGACAGAACTATTACCAAAAGCAAAAACGGTCGGGATTCTTTATGCATCATCAGAAGACAATTCACGTTATCAAGTCAGCCAAGCAGAAGAAGCGGCAAAAGCCAAAGGACTAACACCAGTGAAGTATGCCGTCCCTTCAACGAATGAAATTGCGCAAACCGTCCAAGTAATGAGCCAATCAGTTGATTTTATCTATGTTCCTTTAGATAACACGATTGCTAACGCGATGCAAACGGTCATCAAAGAAGCAAATAAAGCAGATATCCCAGTAATTCCTTCTGTCGATACGATGGTCGAACAAGGTGGGTTAGCGACAATTGGAATCAATCAATACGAATTAGGTGTACAAACAGGTAAAATGGCAGCCGCTTTAGCAAATGGGAAAGAACCAGCCACAACCCCTGTCTATGTCTTTGATAAAGGCGATATCATCGTCAATGAAAAACAAGCAGAACTATTAGGAATCACGATTCCTGAATCCATCAAACAAGATGCAAAAGTATTGACAGAGATCAAGGAGGAAGAACAATGA
- a CDS encoding ABC transporter permease, which translates to MIVSAISQGMLWAILGLGIFMTYRILDFPDMTTEGSFPLGGAVCVTAITHGVSPLLATILGVLAGMAAGLVTGLLYTKGKIPVILAGILVMSGLNSVILFVMRTPNLSLLNHPVLQDVFHALHLPNYFDTVLLGLLSLGLLISVLIFFFNTDLGQGYIATGDNETMARSLGIKTDRMKILGLTLSNGVIALSGALIAQNDGYADVNKGIGVIVIGLASIIIGEVIFQELTLIERLLAIVVGSIIYQLLILAVIKLGFDTTYLKLFSAIILAACLMIPQVKQALKLKTGFEKEV; encoded by the coding sequence ATGATCGTATCCGCAATTTCACAAGGTATGTTATGGGCCATATTAGGTTTAGGGATTTTTATGACTTACCGCATTTTAGATTTCCCTGATATGACAACAGAAGGTTCATTCCCTCTTGGTGGGGCTGTCTGTGTAACAGCAATCACGCATGGCGTTAGTCCATTATTGGCAACGATTCTAGGTGTTTTGGCCGGAATGGCAGCTGGCCTTGTCACAGGCTTACTTTATACAAAAGGAAAGATTCCAGTCATCTTAGCCGGTATCTTAGTAATGTCAGGTTTAAACTCAGTCATCTTGTTCGTGATGCGCACACCCAACCTTTCATTGTTGAATCATCCAGTCTTACAAGATGTGTTCCACGCACTACATTTACCGAATTATTTTGACACTGTCTTATTAGGATTATTATCGCTGGGCTTATTGATCAGCGTGTTGATCTTTTTCTTCAATACAGATCTAGGGCAAGGCTATATTGCCACTGGAGATAATGAGACAATGGCACGTTCATTAGGAATCAAAACCGACCGTATGAAAATCTTAGGTTTGACTTTATCTAACGGAGTGATTGCTTTATCAGGCGCATTGATCGCTCAAAACGATGGCTATGCGGATGTCAACAAAGGAATCGGCGTGATCGTGATCGGACTAGCTTCGATCATCATCGGGGAAGTCATTTTCCAGGAGTTGACACTGATCGAGCGTTTATTAGCAATCGTTGTCGGAAGCATCATCTATCAATTATTGATTTTAGCTGTTATCAAATTAGGTTTTGATACAACTTATCTGAAATTATTCTCAGCGATCATCTTAGCGGCTTGCCTGATGATCCCACAAGTAAAACAAGCATTGAAATTAAAAACTGGCTTTGAAAAGGAGGTCTAA
- a CDS encoding ABC transporter ATP-binding protein: MTAILTIKNGRKVVNNGMHEEKVLLDDIQLTINEGDFITVLGGNGAGKSTLFNTIAGTLQLSQGGVYFKDQPITKLSEEARALFLSRVFQDPKMGTAPRMTVAENLLLAQKRGEKRMLRLRQLKTQKEAFYKICQEVGNGLEQHLDTPAGELSGGQRQALSLLMATIKAPELLLLDEHTAALDPKTAKLLMELTNQRITEQKLTCLMITHRMEDALNYGNRLIVLQKGRIVKDLAKEEKQALSMNDLLHFFEEVID; encoded by the coding sequence ATGACAGCTATCTTAACGATCAAAAATGGTAGAAAAGTAGTCAACAATGGGATGCACGAAGAAAAAGTATTATTGGATGATATCCAATTGACCATCAATGAAGGAGATTTTATCACTGTTCTTGGCGGTAATGGGGCGGGCAAAAGTACTTTGTTCAATACGATTGCCGGAACATTGCAATTAAGTCAAGGCGGGGTTTATTTTAAAGACCAGCCAATCACTAAGTTGTCAGAAGAAGCACGAGCTTTATTTCTATCACGCGTATTCCAAGACCCAAAAATGGGGACTGCACCACGAATGACGGTGGCAGAAAATCTATTGTTAGCCCAAAAACGTGGTGAGAAACGGATGCTTCGTTTGCGTCAATTGAAAACCCAAAAAGAAGCGTTCTATAAAATATGCCAAGAAGTAGGCAATGGATTAGAGCAACATTTGGATACACCTGCTGGCGAATTGTCAGGGGGGCAACGACAAGCGTTAAGTTTATTGATGGCAACGATCAAAGCGCCAGAATTACTTTTATTAGATGAGCATACCGCAGCACTAGATCCTAAGACAGCCAAGCTGCTGATGGAATTGACCAACCAACGCATCACAGAGCAAAAGTTAACATGCTTGATGATCACGCACCGTATGGAAGATGCTTTGAACTATGGGAATCGCTTGATCGTCTTACAAAAAGGCCGGATCGTCAAAGACTTAGCGAAAGAAGAAAAACAAGCATTATCCATGAACGATCTCTTACACTTCTTCGAGGAAGTCATCGATTAG
- the aroE gene encoding shikimate dehydrogenase produces MISGKTRLAGIFASPVTHSLSPLMHNTAFQARSIDAVYLAFTVDQTNLMQAVESIRTFNMLGVNLSMPNKTAVIPYLDELSQEAQLIGAVNTIVHRDNRLIGYNTDGMGFMRSVHEAGVSIKNKKIIMLGAGGAAKAIVVQAALDQAKAIVIYKRKNATFASVVADFERVAEQTNCPIIVKDYADTEQLKKDLEDADLLINGTDMGMGAKKALMPIDPQFLHKKIAVFDLIYSPKETRFLKEAKAIGCLTRNGLGMLMYQGAIAFELWTDETMPIEEIQPLLVSKE; encoded by the coding sequence ATGATTTCAGGAAAAACAAGATTAGCAGGGATTTTTGCATCTCCCGTTACCCATAGTTTATCTCCATTGATGCATAATACAGCCTTTCAAGCGCGTTCGATCGATGCTGTTTACTTGGCATTCACAGTCGATCAGACGAATCTTATGCAGGCGGTTGAAAGCATTCGTACATTCAACATGTTGGGTGTCAATCTTTCCATGCCTAACAAAACAGCAGTTATTCCTTATTTAGATGAATTAAGTCAAGAAGCGCAGTTGATAGGCGCTGTGAATACCATCGTTCATCGAGACAACCGCTTGATCGGCTATAATACGGATGGAATGGGCTTCATGCGTTCAGTACACGAAGCGGGTGTCTCAATCAAAAACAAAAAAATAATCATGCTAGGTGCAGGTGGCGCAGCGAAAGCAATCGTTGTTCAAGCGGCATTAGATCAAGCAAAAGCAATCGTCATCTATAAAAGGAAGAATGCTACTTTTGCGAGTGTCGTTGCGGATTTTGAGAGAGTAGCGGAACAAACCAATTGTCCTATCATCGTCAAAGATTATGCAGATACTGAACAGTTGAAAAAAGATCTAGAAGATGCGGACCTTTTGATCAATGGTACCGATATGGGCATGGGCGCAAAAAAAGCGTTGATGCCAATTGATCCTCAATTTCTCCATAAGAAAATCGCAGTTTTTGATTTGATTTATTCCCCTAAAGAAACACGCTTTCTAAAAGAAGCCAAAGCAATCGGCTGTCTCACACGAAATGGGCTAGGGATGCTGATGTACCAAGGAGCAATTGCCTTTGAGCTTTGGACAGACGAGACCATGCCGATTGAGGAAATCCAACCTTTACTCGTTTCAAAGGAATGA
- a CDS encoding LCP family protein, with amino-acid sequence MSRMDRYQNIHKKAKPIKEKSSPLSWRRASKEQAEPEEEAIPSYEQTYEERPSDSRYSTPYEEHVHSEQPPQKKGLFKKKQPKGPRKKRSWWKIILGILLVLFVFSLISFFVGKFVAENDQSLEPATSETFNGTQSTSGAHNILILGSDTRGEDAGRADTIMVLQLDGPARKPKLISFMRDSFVTIPGVGDNKINAAYAYGGAELVRQTLLENFGLNCQYYMKVDFKSFEKVIDAMFMNGVSLDAEKDLNLDGVDIAKGKQRMDGHVLLQYARFRMDEEGDFGRVRRQQQVMDAIFGQLKNPLNLIRAPYAAGKAIGYTSTDVPMTFLVRNSFSILRGAGGIDRLSVPADNTWSYGQSDYAGSILVLDKQMNREKIEQFLSE; translated from the coding sequence ATGAGTCGGATGGATCGCTATCAGAACATCCATAAAAAAGCAAAACCAATCAAAGAAAAGTCATCGCCGCTATCTTGGCGACGCGCAAGTAAGGAACAAGCGGAGCCTGAAGAGGAAGCAATCCCTTCTTACGAACAAACTTATGAAGAACGTCCAAGTGATTCTCGATACTCAACGCCTTACGAAGAACACGTTCATTCAGAACAACCACCCCAGAAAAAAGGACTCTTTAAAAAGAAACAGCCCAAAGGTCCACGTAAAAAGCGGTCTTGGTGGAAAATCATTTTAGGTATTTTACTAGTCTTGTTTGTCTTTTCACTGATTTCATTTTTCGTCGGCAAGTTCGTGGCTGAAAATGATCAGTCACTGGAACCAGCGACTTCAGAAACATTCAATGGCACCCAATCAACAAGCGGCGCACACAACATTTTGATTTTAGGCAGTGATACAAGGGGTGAAGATGCGGGACGAGCAGATACGATCATGGTTCTGCAATTAGATGGACCAGCTCGTAAACCCAAATTGATCTCATTCATGCGGGATAGCTTCGTGACGATCCCTGGCGTCGGAGACAATAAAATCAATGCAGCTTATGCTTATGGTGGCGCTGAATTAGTTCGACAGACCTTGTTAGAGAACTTTGGCTTGAACTGTCAATACTATATGAAAGTCGATTTCAAATCATTTGAAAAAGTGATCGATGCCATGTTCATGAACGGCGTGTCGCTCGATGCTGAAAAAGACTTGAATCTAGACGGTGTTGATATCGCTAAAGGCAAACAACGTATGGACGGTCATGTGCTGTTGCAATATGCGCGTTTCCGTATGGATGAAGAAGGCGACTTCGGTCGTGTCCGCAGACAGCAACAAGTAATGGATGCGATTTTTGGACAACTAAAAAATCCATTGAACTTGATCCGCGCGCCATATGCTGCCGGAAAAGCAATCGGTTATACATCCACCGATGTACCGATGACTTTTTTAGTCAGAAACAGTTTCTCTATCTTACGTGGTGCTGGCGGAATCGACCGGTTAAGCGTCCCAGCTGATAATACTTGGAGCTATGGTCAAAGTGATTATGCGGGTAGTATCCTCGTATTAGATAAACAAATGAACCGTGAAAAGATTGAACAATTTTTGAGTGAATGA
- a CDS encoding type II toxin-antitoxin system Phd/YefM family antitoxin, giving the protein MSNTTLNPSTARKKFYQLLKEVNENHTEIEIISERNENNAVLIGLEDWRAIKETLFLEQIGTLDIVKKREQDDTRFINVDDIDWDDL; this is encoded by the coding sequence ATGTCTAATACTACTTTAAATCCGAGTACTGCACGAAAAAAATTTTATCAATTGTTAAAAGAAGTGAATGAAAATCATACAGAAATCGAGATTATTAGTGAGCGTAATGAGAATAACGCGGTCTTGATTGGTTTAGAAGATTGGCGAGCAATCAAAGAAACGCTATTTTTGGAACAAATTGGTACACTTGACATCGTAAAGAAAAGAGAACAAGACGATACGAGATTTATAAATGTAGACGATATTGATTGGGATGACCTTTGA
- a CDS encoding RNase A-like domain-containing protein, whose translation MKKFYRLLLVGLLLAPFATLPLDVHAQEAIASEITQPDEAIVPIDTTSPIPSSAEPQNAAVALNVFNGISMSAYASGLSGSTLSAGLLSTAASAVLVPALLGIGLGVGFYQLGASLGVATADLAKTNSGLFESIGSSASTQNELNAFAMSGIDSTTNTYNFSAALQNRYAKDVTSNALMREYLTGESDHGIFTFSVSDRVELYRRYINYTIPWTLREQAAVVGRNTALADSLSQNEFFVLESIQYGESVRGADDAILNITGSSYYGYDFPEPFNYQVKLDTSISTLLTEITTKEQLLDYVQATTPFEFGVVNEPSKTLAIETAQEMAVAYDERTSQISQSLSEALAPNNNGLDFDPSGMIATLYGAAVVLDHAGNFIYAQTQEAVPAHLVGAIEFSYSDEALPNDDSITIDGKRGVLDEETGNIIDDKTKEILILGAMGASWLSESLEKIYQKIKELADVDVEDEEIEWYTPVDLYYDEHFADGGKGHTIASHIGKNHGELKGRLDISHDLNYTSTFNDPIQALVYINIAIFTANQNYLDGKIKLPLGECRLKTSNNRVIYQSHAYISGIVPNGWGLWRIVEGKNDYLPVSNITYSCVVIQRTRNVIRKKRKYYILTAYPDLKKMIEMNPLLAGSI comes from the coding sequence ATGAAAAAATTTTATCGCCTATTACTTGTTGGTCTGTTGCTCGCACCTTTTGCCACTTTGCCACTTGATGTCCACGCCCAAGAAGCGATCGCTAGCGAAATCACCCAACCTGACGAAGCCATCGTTCCGATCGATACCACCTCACCGATCCCTTCGTCCGCAGAACCACAAAATGCAGCAGTTGCCTTAAACGTTTTTAATGGAATCAGCATGTCTGCTTATGCATCTGGTTTATCAGGTAGTACACTTAGCGCTGGCTTACTGTCGACCGCCGCCTCCGCTGTTCTTGTCCCCGCTCTGCTAGGAATTGGTCTAGGGGTCGGCTTTTATCAGCTCGGTGCCTCTTTAGGCGTCGCAACAGCTGATTTAGCGAAAACAAACAGTGGCTTATTTGAATCGATCGGTAGCAGTGCCTCCACTCAAAATGAACTGAACGCTTTTGCAATGTCTGGAATCGATTCGACAACAAATACCTACAATTTCTCCGCAGCCTTACAAAACCGCTACGCAAAAGATGTAACAAGCAATGCGTTGATGCGTGAGTACTTAACTGGCGAGAGCGACCACGGAATCTTTACTTTCAGCGTCAGTGACCGTGTTGAACTTTATCGTCGCTACATCAACTACACCATCCCTTGGACACTACGAGAGCAAGCAGCGGTGGTCGGACGTAACACGGCACTAGCCGATTCTCTCTCCCAGAATGAGTTCTTCGTTTTAGAAAGCATCCAGTATGGCGAATCCGTTCGAGGTGCAGATGATGCCATCTTGAACATCACCGGTTCTTCTTACTACGGCTATGATTTCCCAGAACCTTTTAACTATCAAGTCAAGCTTGATACGAGTATCTCCACGCTCTTAACAGAGATCACAACAAAAGAACAATTGCTCGACTACGTCCAAGCAACCACACCATTTGAATTTGGGGTCGTCAATGAACCTTCTAAAACCTTAGCTATTGAAACTGCCCAAGAAATGGCTGTCGCATATGATGAACGAACCAGCCAAATCAGCCAAAGTTTAAGCGAAGCCTTAGCTCCAAACAACAATGGATTAGACTTTGACCCCTCAGGAATGATCGCTACATTATATGGTGCCGCAGTTGTATTGGATCACGCTGGGAACTTTATCTATGCACAAACGCAAGAAGCCGTTCCAGCGCATTTAGTTGGAGCGATTGAGTTTTCTTATAGTGATGAGGCACTACCAAATGATGATTCGATCACTATTGATGGAAAACGTGGGGTGTTGGATGAAGAGACTGGAAATATTATAGATGATAAGACAAAAGAAATTTTAATCCTAGGCGCAATGGGAGCTAGTTGGCTCTCTGAAAGTTTAGAGAAAATTTATCAAAAGATTAAGGAATTAGCAGATGTTGATGTTGAAGATGAAGAAATTGAGTGGTACACTCCTGTTGATTTATATTACGATGAACATTTTGCAGATGGAGGGAAGGGGCATACGATTGCTAGTCATATAGGGAAAAATCATGGAGAATTAAAAGGACGTTTAGATATATCGCATGATTTAAACTATACATCGACTTTTAATGATCCCATTCAAGCGTTGGTATATATTAATATCGCTATTTTTACTGCGAATCAAAATTACTTAGACGGAAAAATCAAGCTTCCTTTAGGAGAATGTCGTTTAAAAACATCAAATAATCGTGTTATCTATCAGTCTCATGCCTATATTTCTGGAATAGTCCCGAATGGCTGGGGACTTTGGAGAATAGTTGAAGGAAAAAATGATTATTTACCTGTTAGCAATATTACCTACTCTTGCGTAGTAATCCAGCGTACTCGTAATGTGATACGAAAAAAAAGAAAGTATTATATTCTCACTGCCTATCCAGATCTAAAAAAAATGATAGAAATGAACCCGCTATTAGCGGGTTCTATTTAA
- a CDS encoding type IA DNA topoisomerase, whose protein sequence is MKTVILAEKPSQAKAYAETFKKRKKQEGYFEVSDPLFTGEVTITYGFGHLVEMVPPGEYEERWAKWSLPNLPIFPDQFKYTVPPEKRAQFAIVKRQLQAANTIIIATDSDREGEAIAWSIIQQAKAFTKQKQYLRLWINSLEKEAIYQGFKQLKPAEQFYPKYKEAQARQHADWLIGMNGSPLYSLLLQQKGISGSFSLGRVQTPTLYMIYQLQEEIRKFKKEPYFEGEAQIKSQHGQFVGKIEPKQTFKTADELVAAIEGKGAHLGKQQGTILQVTKKEKQQSSPRLFSLSSLQSKMNQLMKVSAKATLDAVQGLYESKFLSYPRTDSFYITESEHQYLVQNLDRYKAFLGITEVATPETFPKKRYVDAKKVQEHHAIIPTKTIPTKERFAKLSRLEQAIYLQVMRTTLAMFAENYRYEETVILTGVERLRLKSVGKRPIAEGWQQILTVKSKKKSDGQLLPKVSEQEVVTVDLRSLEKETQPPKPYNEGTLITAMKTAGKTLDDEEAQEILKEVEGIGTEATRASIIENLKQRHYIEVNKNDIQVTAKGITLCKAVAGESLLTSAEMTARWESYLKKIGERQGTPEVFLENIKKFILHLLEVVPEQVKTVDLSDEQSGLMQIEAMEKKNDQIGRCPKCKKGIVMLYPKIATCTNKECDFKLWPTIAKKKLTKTNLRELLSKGKTSKVVKGFTGKKGKFDAVLILKEDLTIGFSFPWMEKQE, encoded by the coding sequence ATGAAAACAGTGATACTTGCTGAAAAGCCTTCTCAAGCAAAAGCATATGCGGAAACGTTCAAAAAAAGGAAAAAGCAGGAAGGTTATTTTGAAGTCAGCGATCCACTATTCACAGGTGAAGTAACGATCACTTATGGATTTGGTCATTTAGTGGAAATGGTTCCTCCTGGAGAGTATGAAGAACGCTGGGCTAAGTGGTCATTGCCCAACTTGCCGATATTTCCAGATCAGTTCAAATATACGGTCCCTCCAGAGAAGCGGGCCCAATTTGCGATCGTTAAACGACAATTGCAAGCGGCGAATACGATCATTATCGCAACAGATAGCGACCGTGAAGGTGAAGCGATTGCTTGGTCGATCATCCAGCAAGCGAAAGCCTTTACGAAGCAAAAGCAGTACTTACGTTTATGGATCAATTCATTGGAAAAAGAAGCCATCTATCAAGGGTTCAAACAACTGAAACCGGCGGAGCAATTTTATCCAAAATATAAAGAAGCACAAGCACGTCAACATGCGGATTGGCTGATCGGGATGAATGGCAGTCCACTGTATAGTTTGCTGCTGCAACAAAAAGGAATCTCAGGGAGCTTCTCCTTAGGGCGCGTGCAGACGCCAACGCTTTATATGATCTACCAGTTACAAGAAGAAATCAGGAAGTTTAAAAAAGAGCCTTATTTCGAAGGAGAAGCGCAGATCAAAAGTCAACATGGTCAGTTTGTTGGTAAAATCGAGCCGAAGCAAACCTTTAAGACTGCGGACGAATTAGTTGCTGCGATTGAGGGAAAAGGTGCGCATTTAGGGAAACAACAAGGAACGATCTTACAAGTAACAAAAAAAGAAAAACAACAAAGTAGTCCACGTTTGTTTTCTTTGTCTAGTTTGCAATCGAAAATGAATCAACTGATGAAAGTCAGTGCGAAAGCTACACTTGATGCAGTTCAAGGTTTGTACGAAAGTAAGTTTTTGAGTTATCCTCGAACAGATTCTTTTTACATTACAGAAAGCGAACACCAGTATCTTGTCCAAAATCTTGATCGCTATAAAGCGTTTTTAGGGATCACAGAGGTAGCGACACCAGAAACATTTCCTAAAAAACGATATGTGGATGCAAAAAAAGTCCAAGAGCATCATGCGATCATTCCAACCAAAACGATACCGACGAAGGAACGTTTTGCGAAGCTTTCCCGACTAGAGCAAGCGATCTATTTGCAGGTGATGCGTACGACTTTAGCAATGTTTGCAGAAAATTATCGCTATGAAGAAACCGTGATCCTTACAGGAGTGGAACGATTGCGTTTAAAAAGTGTCGGGAAACGTCCAATTGCAGAAGGCTGGCAACAAATCTTGACCGTAAAAAGCAAGAAAAAATCAGATGGTCAGCTTTTGCCTAAAGTCAGTGAGCAAGAGGTAGTGACTGTTGATCTGAGAAGCCTTGAGAAAGAGACTCAACCGCCTAAGCCCTACAATGAGGGAACGCTGATCACTGCGATGAAAACCGCAGGAAAGACCTTAGACGATGAAGAAGCGCAAGAGATTCTGAAAGAAGTGGAAGGAATCGGGACGGAAGCTACCCGCGCGAGCATTATTGAAAACTTGAAACAACGGCACTATATCGAAGTCAATAAAAATGATATTCAAGTGACTGCCAAAGGTATCACTTTGTGTAAAGCAGTAGCAGGAGAATCTTTACTGACAAGCGCTGAGATGACGGCACGGTGGGAAAGTTATTTGAAAAAAATCGGTGAACGACAAGGAACGCCGGAAGTCTTTTTAGAAAATATCAAAAAATTTATTCTGCATTTATTAGAAGTCGTCCCAGAACAAGTAAAAACAGTCGATTTGTCTGACGAGCAAAGCGGCTTGATGCAAATCGAAGCAATGGAGAAGAAGAATGACCAAATCGGGCGCTGTCCGAAATGTAAAAAAGGCATTGTGATGTTGTATCCAAAAATCGCGACATGTACGAATAAGGAATGTGATTTTAAATTATGGCCTACGATTGCTAAGAAGAAATTGACCAAAACAAATCTTAGAGAGTTACTCTCAAAAGGAAAGACTAGTAAAGTGGTCAAAGGATTCACTGGTAAAAAAGGAAAGTTTGATGCAGTCCTAATTTTGAAAGAAGATTTAACGATCGGCTTTTCATTTCCTTGGATGGAAAAACAAGAGTAG